One window of the Candidatus Poribacteria bacterium genome contains the following:
- a CDS encoding mechanosensitive ion channel family protein: MLLEFIAGLENLINAIINSPFRGILLSVVTIVTLLIVKAISGYFVKRYVYQHAQVETNAQNFMAVWGYIWTAIIAIFGIISLSGSLKTLGISAGFLGMVLGWSLQAPVTGIAAWLMLILKRPFKIGDRVIIAGITGDVMDITLTHVILNQVGGTVSSEERSGRGILIPNAILFGQTITNYTLEEEYILVEVPVRITFKSDWAEAERILVRAAQEVTADVIKATGEEPFIRAELFDAGVMMRLRYKTRPVDRAKSLSDIVKIIFHGFSNNKNVEFCYAHSEVIYSWKDQPALPENLREVQ, from the coding sequence ATGCTTTTAGAATTCATAGCAGGTTTGGAAAACCTCATAAACGCGATTATTAACTCACCCTTTAGAGGCATCCTTTTAAGCGTTGTCACAATCGTGACTTTACTCATTGTAAAGGCAATCTCAGGATATTTTGTCAAAAGATACGTCTACCAACACGCCCAGGTGGAGACGAATGCGCAAAATTTCATGGCGGTTTGGGGCTATATCTGGACGGCTATTATTGCGATTTTTGGCATTATCAGTCTCAGCGGTTCTCTGAAAACGCTCGGCATCTCGGCAGGATTTCTGGGAATGGTCTTGGGTTGGTCTTTGCAGGCACCCGTTACAGGGATTGCCGCATGGTTGATGCTTATTCTCAAGCGACCCTTTAAGATTGGGGATCGCGTCATCATCGCTGGCATCACAGGTGATGTTATGGACATTACCTTAACGCACGTCATCTTGAACCAAGTCGGTGGGACAGTCTCCAGCGAGGAGCGTTCCGGTCGCGGTATCCTCATTCCGAATGCGATCCTCTTTGGACAGACGATCACCAACTACACCTTAGAAGAGGAGTATATCTTGGTCGAAGTGCCTGTACGGATTACCTTCAAATCAGATTGGGCGGAAGCAGAGCGGATTCTGGTGCGCGCGGCACAAGAGGTTACAGCCGATGTTATCAAAGCGACCGGAGAAGAACCTTTTATCCGTGCCGAATTGTTTGACGCAGGTGTAATGATGCGGTTACGCTACAAAACCCGTCCGGTAGACCGAGCGAAAAGCCTGAGTGATATTGTCAAGATTATCTTCCATGGGTTCTCAAACAATAAGAATGTTGAGTTCTGCTACGCACATTCAGAAGTTATCTATTCGTGGAAAGACCAACCCGCACTGCCGGAAAATCTTCGTGAGGTCCAATGA
- a CDS encoding mechanosensitive ion channel family protein, with protein MMSWEVWNAILNFKYISIVWMGLAVIGAIIVYFRLTSQLQKFTKARAYKPENADRFFFIWRYVFMFSIGGVIVFLFSDVFGLIGLSLTFIVTLMGWGIRNPVTNLAAWLLIILKKPYRIGDRIILGGIIGDVEDISVMYTQMEQVGGTIGGEEKSGRSVLIPNQHLFRWNVINYTRDEKYILDEVIIRLTYRSNITRAEKIMSEQAAEVISDIVAETGETPYVLFEFIPSGVVGKLRYRVVAVKRQSTSTLIVERISKAFMHEGGIEFAYVKRESLLKPKDETSLPPQYLYTQQLHERLGQTG; from the coding sequence ATGATGTCTTGGGAAGTCTGGAACGCAATTCTGAATTTCAAATATATTTCTATCGTCTGGATGGGATTGGCGGTTATCGGTGCGATTATCGTCTACTTCCGATTGACATCACAGCTGCAGAAGTTTACGAAGGCCCGCGCCTATAAACCTGAGAATGCTGATCGATTCTTTTTCATCTGGCGTTATGTGTTTATGTTTTCGATAGGCGGAGTGATTGTTTTTCTGTTTTCGGATGTCTTCGGATTGATCGGGTTGTCTCTAACTTTCATCGTTACACTAATGGGGTGGGGTATCCGAAACCCGGTTACGAATTTAGCCGCATGGTTATTGATTATCCTTAAGAAGCCTTACCGCATCGGGGATCGAATTATCTTAGGCGGAATAATTGGTGATGTGGAGGACATCTCGGTCATGTATACGCAAATGGAGCAGGTGGGCGGCACGATTGGTGGGGAAGAAAAGTCTGGAAGGAGTGTCCTGATTCCGAACCAACACCTTTTCAGGTGGAACGTGATTAACTATACACGAGATGAGAAATACATCCTCGATGAGGTTATCATTCGGTTAACATATCGGTCGAATATCACACGTGCCGAGAAAATTATGTCTGAACAGGCGGCGGAAGTGATATCGGACATAGTTGCTGAGACGGGTGAAACACCTTATGTGTTGTTCGAGTTTATTCCGTCTGGGGTTGTTGGCAAGTTAAGGTATCGCGTCGTCGCCGTGAAACGCCAAAGCACTTCAACATTAATCGTGGAACGGATATCCAAGGCATTTATGCATGAAGGTGGAATTGAGTTCGCTTATGTGAAACGCGAATCCCTATTAAAACCGAAAGATGAAACATCACTGCCCCCACAATATCTGTATACCCAACAACTTCATGAACGTCTGGGACAGACAGGATAG
- a CDS encoding PKD domain-containing protein — translation MKILNLRPVAILLFAIGQLVIFTGCAEYERWRNGPPEINTFSVPKEVNYGETTTFRVGVSDPEDDPLTYLWNVSDGTLTGEMGPEIQWTAPKLSNSELAPDRTVTVYLSVRGDGEEAATESASIVIFSKSYRVANAFSGTYELVRTQVAGETVVETGLMRLTTTTFTREFQNSGDFLFGSYKLIEPFDGKKGTIYWFSDESSEPTVTTYTWDGELLVIFSAGTATGHVYQKWN, via the coding sequence ATGAAAATTTTAAATCTACGACCGGTTGCCATACTTCTTTTCGCAATCGGTCAGTTGGTGATCTTCACGGGTTGCGCAGAATATGAGAGATGGCGGAACGGACCGCCAGAAATCAACACATTCAGCGTTCCCAAAGAAGTCAACTACGGTGAGACGACCACATTTAGAGTCGGGGTTTCCGATCCCGAGGACGATCCGCTCACCTACTTATGGAATGTGTCAGACGGAACTTTAACGGGAGAGATGGGTCCGGAAATCCAATGGACAGCCCCCAAACTCTCCAATTCGGAGCTTGCGCCGGACCGAACGGTTACTGTGTATCTATCGGTCCGGGGGGATGGCGAGGAAGCCGCGACCGAATCGGCATCTATCGTTATCTTTTCAAAATCCTACAGAGTTGCAAACGCGTTCAGCGGAACATACGAACTCGTCCGCACACAAGTTGCTGGCGAAACCGTGGTAGAAACGGGATTAATGCGACTGACAACAACAACATTTACCAGAGAATTCCAGAATAGCGGCGATTTTCTCTTCGGTTCGTATAAGTTGATTGAACCGTTTGACGGAAAAAAGGGGACGATCTACTGGTTTTCTGATGAGAGTTCTGAACCTACCGTAACGACCTATACATGGGATGGCGAACTGTTAGTCATTTTCAGTGCAGGGACCGCTACAGGTCATGTCTACCAGAAATGGAATTAA
- a CDS encoding transposase — MIKTHKITLRPNRDQIAWFYQQCGYAKFAYNAALSDFKVALASDTFLSKNRLANQFNEKKKAIHWTHAQDQRAAKYAIDHLGKAVENWLAKRTKFPKFKKRGCKHSYQTDEQSVKFLGKRIKLPKIGWIRTFQELRFVGKIVSVTISRTAHRWFASVSVEVENTEVVDISTHPTIGIDVGIHTLATLDDGTKYENPKPLKRYERKLAREQRKLSRKKFLSQNWYKQKHIVERLHYRIACIRRDAHHKATTEIVSKASRIGIETLQVTNLLNNRKLAKALSDAALGGFLEKLKTKAETLGIPIVQADRFFASSKNCSNCGHKKMDLTLSERTYRCSHCGTSIDRDVNAAINLKQVAVGYTET; from the coding sequence ATGATAAAGACACATAAAATAACCTTACGCCCAAATCGCGATCAAATTGCGTGGTTCTATCAACAGTGCGGTTATGCGAAGTTTGCCTATAATGCTGCCTTGTCTGATTTTAAAGTAGCACTTGCATCGGATACCTTTTTATCAAAAAATAGGCTTGCGAACCAATTTAATGAGAAAAAGAAAGCTATTCATTGGACACACGCACAAGATCAACGTGCTGCCAAATACGCAATTGATCATCTTGGCAAAGCGGTTGAGAACTGGTTAGCAAAACGTACGAAGTTTCCAAAGTTTAAAAAGCGCGGTTGTAAACATTCCTATCAAACAGACGAACAATCTGTTAAGTTTCTTGGCAAACGTATCAAGTTACCCAAAATCGGTTGGATACGCACTTTCCAAGAATTAAGGTTTGTTGGTAAAATCGTATCTGTTACCATCTCAAGGACTGCACACCGTTGGTTTGCGTCTGTATCCGTAGAAGTGGAGAACACCGAAGTCGTTGACATATCAACGCACCCCACAATCGGCATAGACGTAGGTATCCACACTTTAGCAACCCTTGATGATGGCACGAAATACGAGAACCCGAAACCCCTAAAACGCTATGAGCGAAAGTTAGCGCGTGAGCAACGCAAGTTAAGTCGTAAAAAGTTTCTCTCTCAAAACTGGTATAAGCAAAAGCACATTGTAGAACGCCTACATTACCGAATTGCTTGTATCCGACGCGACGCTCACCATAAGGCAACGACAGAGATCGTCTCAAAAGCAAGTCGTATCGGTATTGAGACGCTACAAGTTACCAACCTTCTCAACAACCGAAAACTTGCGAAGGCGTTATCAGACGCAGCGTTAGGTGGCTTTCTTGAGAAACTTAAGACCAAAGCGGAAACGCTTGGCATTCCGATTGTGCAGGCAGATAGGTTTTTCGCCAGTTCTAAAAACTGCAGTAACTGCGGACACAAGAAAATGGACTTAACACTTTCGGAGAGAACCTATCGTTGTAGCCACTGCGGAACGTCTATAGACCGAGATGTTAACGCAGCCATTAACTTAAAACAGGTCGCGGTGGGATACACCGAGACGTAA
- a CDS encoding sigma-54 dependent transcriptional regulator, which produces MNQKTATQPHNVARNIISESAQMQAVFRYVKRVAPTKATVLITGETGVGKEIVAQAIHESSRRRNRPFKIVNCGAIPTELIDSELFGHEKGAFTSAINEHRGVFEQADGGTLFLDEVGEMPFEAQVKLLRVLEKQEFTRVGGEDVIKVDVRVIAATNINLKTAVNEKRFREDLYYRLNLFRIQIPPLRNRRSDIAPLAFNFVSQLNEQYNKSITCITPETVNYLQTVDWYGNARELRNVIETAVILTDDEELKKETVETAVENLNEVDENFHRSSAALRDLAAVEMENLAEPNGSAHPIDGNARDKLSELVQDGTMSEITAYIALMRYESEIPHSTKQSIAKRLHISVPTLDKYCALAEKDS; this is translated from the coding sequence ATGAATCAGAAAACTGCAACGCAGCCACACAACGTTGCTCGGAATATCATCTCCGAATCTGCTCAGATGCAAGCAGTCTTCCGATATGTTAAACGCGTTGCTCCTACAAAAGCGACTGTCCTCATCACAGGTGAAACCGGGGTGGGTAAAGAAATCGTTGCACAAGCGATTCATGAGAGTAGCCGGCGTAGAAACCGCCCCTTTAAAATAGTGAACTGTGGTGCAATTCCTACAGAACTCATTGATAGCGAACTCTTCGGACACGAAAAGGGCGCTTTTACGAGTGCGATAAACGAGCATCGCGGTGTTTTTGAACAGGCGGATGGGGGAACATTGTTTTTGGATGAGGTGGGTGAAATGCCTTTTGAAGCACAAGTGAAACTTCTCCGTGTGCTGGAAAAGCAGGAATTCACGCGGGTTGGTGGAGAGGACGTTATCAAAGTGGATGTCCGTGTGATAGCAGCGACGAACATTAACCTTAAAACTGCAGTGAATGAAAAAAGATTTAGAGAAGATCTCTACTATCGCTTGAACCTCTTTCGTATCCAAATTCCACCGCTCCGCAATCGTCGTTCGGATATCGCGCCGCTGGCGTTCAATTTTGTGTCTCAATTAAACGAACAATATAACAAATCAATTACCTGTATAACGCCAGAAACGGTGAACTATCTCCAGACTGTTGACTGGTACGGTAATGCTCGCGAGCTTAGGAATGTAATAGAAACCGCGGTTATCTTAACAGATGATGAAGAGTTAAAAAAAGAAACTGTTGAGACGGCAGTAGAAAATTTAAATGAAGTAGATGAAAACTTCCATAGAAGTTCGGCGGCACTCAGAGATTTAGCCGCCGTTGAGATGGAGAATTTAGCAGAACCCAACGGATCCGCCCACCCAATAGATGGAAACGCCAGAGATAAACTCTCGGAATTAGTCCAAGACGGAACGATGTCCGAGATAACCGCTTATATTGCCTTGATGAGATATGAGTCCGAAATTCCACATTCTACGAAACAGTCTATTGCCAAGCGTCTCCACATATCTGTGCCTACCTTGGATAAGTATTGCGCCTTGGCTGAGAAAGATAGTTAG
- a CDS encoding Gfo/Idh/MocA family oxidoreductase yields the protein MRIGVVYSGEQIQPWIFQGLYPIQLRVSCVADSSVAPENRARVEAFASFFECDFFTAPEEMFNTTAPKLDGVIIVSEETARVPRLQLIESALAAGIHVLSPSPLNSLEDGIRVAAVAEKYKRLVMTGTRFIFGRCVQEILRIISEPTFGEIQDMRFLLGTGRVPYLNDLLKFGDSHFQIAFAIVRRLFAEHEILPEEIIGMAAGNGAPNVTCAVRFPHGALCTFCQTSNRQWGNDAYHKIEITGEASYIWSDLQTWRRFSSENTFRIGGGDEEISANVHGASGQLQEFCSAIQGNREPYAGTLRSLLPTLWLREMFQACIEKGQPSLKMREMYADLDEEIQRLESKRDVNSPDKKHQLEKALLLGKRGNFSQALIAYRETL from the coding sequence ATGAGAATTGGTGTTGTTTACTCTGGCGAACAGATACAACCATGGATTTTTCAAGGTTTATACCCTATTCAATTGCGTGTGAGCTGCGTTGCCGATTCCAGTGTTGCCCCTGAGAACCGTGCCCGTGTTGAGGCATTTGCGTCATTTTTTGAATGTGATTTCTTCACGGCGCCTGAAGAGATGTTTAACACCACAGCTCCGAAACTGGACGGTGTGATCATCGTCTCAGAGGAAACAGCAAGGGTGCCGCGCCTTCAACTCATTGAATCAGCACTTGCTGCGGGTATCCATGTCTTGTCCCCATCCCCTCTGAATTCTTTGGAAGACGGTATCCGTGTTGCTGCGGTAGCTGAAAAATACAAGAGACTCGTTATGACAGGTACGCGGTTCATATTTGGCAGATGCGTTCAGGAAATTTTACGTATAATCAGTGAACCAACGTTTGGCGAAATACAAGACATGCGATTTTTACTGGGTACCGGACGCGTCCCGTATCTAAACGACTTATTGAAATTTGGGGACTCACATTTCCAAATTGCCTTTGCGATTGTCCGACGGCTTTTTGCGGAACATGAGATACTACCTGAGGAGATCATAGGAATGGCTGCGGGAAATGGGGCACCCAATGTGACCTGCGCCGTGAGATTCCCGCATGGGGCCCTTTGTACATTTTGTCAAACCTCCAACCGCCAATGGGGAAATGATGCGTACCACAAAATCGAGATTACTGGAGAAGCCTCTTATATATGGAGCGATCTGCAGACATGGAGGCGTTTCTCAAGTGAGAATACTTTCAGGATAGGTGGCGGGGATGAGGAGATCTCGGCGAATGTACACGGAGCGTCTGGTCAACTTCAGGAGTTTTGCTCAGCTATCCAAGGGAATCGTGAACCTTATGCAGGCACGCTCCGGAGCCTTTTGCCAACATTATGGCTTCGAGAGATGTTCCAAGCCTGTATTGAAAAAGGGCAACCAAGTTTGAAAATGCGTGAGATGTATGCGGATTTAGATGAGGAGATTCAACGTCTGGAATCCAAACGCGATGTTAACTCACCAGACAAGAAGCACCAACTTGAGAAGGCACTCCTTTTAGGTAAAAGAGGCAATTTTTCACAGGCGCTCATAGCGTATCGCGAAACTTTGTAA
- a CDS encoding YtxH domain-containing protein yields MSNNEQNNGLPTLLAFFTGFMAGAVIGLLYAPTSGEKTREQIWSTALDARNQTVEFTQQAVGTLKEGIQNLRTEQKNGSADEDETTEDA; encoded by the coding sequence ATGAGCAATAACGAACAGAACAACGGATTACCAACCCTACTTGCCTTTTTCACAGGCTTCATGGCTGGTGCGGTGATTGGTCTTCTCTATGCCCCGACTTCAGGTGAGAAAACTCGAGAGCAAATTTGGAGCACCGCCCTTGATGCGAGAAATCAGACGGTAGAGTTTACCCAACAGGCTGTCGGGACGCTTAAGGAAGGTATACAAAACCTTAGGACCGAACAGAAGAATGGCTCTGCCGACGAAGATGAAACGACTGAGGACGCATAG
- a CDS encoding response regulator, translating into MNAKILIVEDERDIVDLLQYNLQEAGFETDYVRNGADALHRAVEKSPDLILLDLMLPEVDGLIVCRLLKNDPRTKNIPIVMVTAKTEARDRIAGLELGVDDYITKPFSPKEVVLRVSAVLRRIQVGNQQAEDTQQIQRHGLTIDLDKHQVLTESGPIDLTATEFKLITLFARSPGRVFTRDILMDVIWGEEYYGIDRTVDTHVSRLRRKLGAFGEHIETVHGVGYRFKEGT; encoded by the coding sequence ATGAACGCCAAAATTTTAATTGTTGAAGATGAACGTGATATTGTAGATTTGCTGCAGTATAACCTACAGGAAGCGGGCTTTGAGACGGATTACGTCCGGAACGGTGCCGATGCGCTGCACCGTGCCGTTGAAAAATCTCCGGATCTTATCTTATTAGATTTAATGCTTCCAGAAGTCGATGGACTTATTGTCTGTCGTCTATTGAAAAACGATCCGAGGACGAAAAATATCCCGATTGTTATGGTAACCGCCAAAACTGAAGCGCGAGACCGTATCGCGGGATTAGAACTGGGTGTAGATGATTACATCACCAAACCGTTTAGTCCAAAAGAGGTAGTTTTACGGGTTTCAGCCGTGTTGCGCCGCATCCAAGTCGGAAACCAACAGGCAGAGGATACACAGCAGATCCAAAGGCACGGGTTAACAATTGACCTTGATAAACATCAAGTCCTCACCGAAAGCGGTCCAATCGACCTCACTGCTACCGAATTTAAACTCATCACACTATTCGCACGTTCACCTGGGCGTGTCTTTACCCGAGACATTCTGATGGATGTGATATGGGGTGAGGAGTATTACGGTATAGATAGGACTGTAGATACACATGTCAGTCGACTTCGCCGCAAGCTCGGTGCGTTTGGAGAACATATCGAGACGGTGCACGGGGTTGGATATCGATTCAAAGAGGGAACCTGA
- the corA gene encoding magnesium/cobalt transporter CorA — translation MRIPGAKLLKTRLFKSYSQKVGLPPGTLVYIGEERTEPVQITVTDYNETHFREVEVQTIQECLHFRSPETVTWIHIAGIHETEIIEEIGEHFGVNPLVLEDLMSPTQLPKIEVYEDYVFIILKHLNYDAETLSVYREQIGLIIGADFVVSLQENSGELFTPVQNRIRNAQGRIRQMRADYLAHALIDVIVDHYFIALEELSDAIQAVEEESIADPTSEVLGKINILRKECLLLRRPLLPFRDVIDEVLEGEISLLGKETHPYFRDVYDHLIQVIQTLETFRSTVSGLFDTYTSAVSHRMNEVMKVLTIVATFFIPLTFIAGIYGMNFKFMPELEAPWGYPAVLLVMAGIGLIMFIYFKFKKWL, via the coding sequence TTGAGAATTCCCGGGGCGAAATTACTTAAAACAAGACTGTTCAAAAGCTACTCCCAAAAGGTCGGATTGCCGCCAGGGACCCTTGTTTATATTGGCGAAGAACGCACAGAACCTGTTCAAATTACCGTTACGGATTACAATGAAACACACTTCCGCGAAGTAGAGGTCCAAACGATCCAAGAGTGCTTACACTTTCGGTCCCCGGAGACCGTCACATGGATTCACATTGCGGGAATTCACGAAACAGAAATTATCGAAGAGATTGGGGAGCACTTTGGTGTTAACCCCCTCGTCCTTGAAGACCTGATGAGTCCCACCCAACTCCCTAAAATAGAGGTGTACGAAGATTATGTCTTTATTATTCTCAAGCATCTCAATTATGATGCGGAAACGTTAAGCGTTTACAGAGAGCAAATTGGGCTGATTATCGGGGCGGATTTTGTCGTTTCTCTCCAAGAAAATTCTGGAGAACTCTTCACACCCGTTCAAAACAGGATCCGAAACGCACAAGGCAGAATTCGGCAGATGCGCGCTGACTACTTGGCGCATGCCCTCATAGATGTTATCGTTGATCATTATTTCATAGCGTTAGAAGAACTCAGCGACGCAATCCAAGCCGTGGAGGAAGAATCTATCGCGGACCCTACATCCGAAGTCTTGGGAAAAATCAATATCTTGAGAAAGGAGTGCCTCCTTTTGCGCAGACCGCTGCTCCCGTTCCGCGATGTCATTGACGAGGTCTTAGAGGGTGAGATTTCGCTGCTTGGGAAAGAGACGCATCCGTACTTTCGCGACGTTTACGATCACTTAATTCAGGTCATCCAAACATTAGAGACGTTTCGTAGCACAGTCTCAGGACTGTTTGATACCTATACTTCGGCAGTTAGCCATCGGATGAACGAAGTTATGAAGGTCCTGACGATTGTCGCTACATTCTTTATTCCGCTGACTTTCATCGCCGGTATCTATGGCATGAATTTCAAGTTTATGCCGGAACTTGAAGCACCATGGGGGTATCCTGCCGTTTTGTTAGTCATGGCGGGTATTGGTCTCATCATGTTTATCTATTTTAAATTCAAAAAATGGCTTTGA
- a CDS encoding mechanosensitive ion channel: protein MDEWIQRLENLLEIPIIPLDDPIKVGQIVLLVVTLGVSLVLAGLLRRWFRRLFSRLDISEDLEGRLLAFLFLVVMIAGTILGLQLAGIEPEILNIFFHYPLTKLFQPSETEGTGENNLTLARLFYAFLIVLGMFILSKYVQWVLREQVLRAFQIAQHTQFILLRFLHFTLIILGILISLSAIGVSFTSLALIFGGLSIGIGFGLQNIASNLISGFILIFERPIKIGDLVEIMDVNVFGRVSSINLRSTVIISLDEKEIIVPNSQLITESVHNLTHANNLFRLKIMVGVSYSSDVDLVKKVLLDAADEHLGLIKESIPNMSNVTPPFVRFTAFGNSSLDFELLAWIPDSFQRFDIASDLHFLIWHKFKENDITIAFPQLDVHFDPQEDE, encoded by the coding sequence ATGGATGAATGGATTCAACGGTTAGAAAATTTACTTGAAATCCCTATAATCCCACTGGACGATCCGATAAAAGTCGGTCAGATTGTCTTACTGGTGGTTACTTTGGGGGTTTCGCTCGTGCTTGCTGGACTTTTACGAAGATGGTTCCGTCGTCTGTTTTCTCGACTGGATATCTCAGAGGATCTTGAGGGCAGATTACTTGCGTTCCTATTCCTCGTTGTTATGATTGCCGGCACTATTTTGGGATTACAGTTGGCTGGAATTGAGCCGGAAATTCTTAATATATTTTTTCATTATCCGCTGACCAAACTATTTCAGCCATCCGAGACAGAGGGTACAGGTGAAAACAACTTAACATTAGCGCGTCTTTTCTATGCATTCCTGATTGTCTTAGGGATGTTCATTCTGTCGAAGTACGTCCAATGGGTGCTGCGGGAGCAAGTGTTACGCGCCTTCCAAATCGCGCAGCATACGCAGTTTATTTTGCTTCGGTTCCTCCACTTTACACTTATCATCCTGGGCATTCTCATCAGTCTGAGTGCGATTGGTGTGAGTTTCACGAGTCTGGCGTTGATTTTTGGTGGATTGAGTATCGGTATCGGTTTCGGTTTACAAAATATCGCCTCCAACCTGATTTCCGGGTTTATCTTAATTTTTGAACGTCCCATCAAAATCGGGGATCTCGTGGAGATTATGGACGTTAACGTATTTGGTAGAGTGAGTAGCATTAACCTTCGATCAACAGTCATCATTTCACTTGATGAAAAGGAGATTATTGTCCCGAATTCTCAATTGATTACAGAATCCGTTCATAACTTGACACATGCCAACAATCTGTTTCGGCTCAAGATTATGGTAGGGGTGTCATACAGTTCAGACGTGGATCTTGTCAAGAAAGTACTACTCGATGCTGCAGATGAACATCTCGGCTTGATCAAAGAATCTATTCCGAACATGAGCAACGTTACGCCTCCTTTCGTTCGCTTTACGGCTTTTGGAAATTCATCCTTAGATTTTGAGTTGTTGGCGTGGATTCCAGATTCCTTTCAGCGTTTCGATATTGCCAGTGATCTCCATTTCTTAATCTGGCATAAATTTAAAGAAAACGACATTACCATCGCATTCCCACAACTCGATGTCCATTTTGATCCCCAAGAAGATGAATAG